The following are encoded in a window of Halosolutus halophilus genomic DNA:
- a CDS encoding DUF7563 family protein: MVGVTIAPWSSVDRSTCRHCGAHVTDRFRRVFGDDRDRAHRCSECDSYRRLSRGSAAGVDVEILDPETSSGRHGGEANA, encoded by the coding sequence GTGGTCGGCGTGACGATCGCGCCGTGGTCGTCAGTCGATCGGTCGACGTGCCGTCACTGCGGAGCCCACGTCACCGATCGATTCCGGCGCGTCTTCGGTGACGATCGCGATCGGGCCCATCGCTGTAGCGAGTGCGATAGCTACCGCCGACTGAGCCGCGGGTCCGCTGCTGGCGTGGACGTCGAGATACTCGATCCGGAGACGTCGTCGGGACGTCACGGAGGGGAGGCAAATGCGTGA
- a CDS encoding FAD-binding oxidoreductase yields MTITAPIDEPEYETLAQETHGKVLRPGDDGYDEARSIWNAMIDREPAVIVRPTGAADVMTAVEFARDRDLPLSVKGGGHNVAGNAICDNGLTIDLSSISSVRVDPSSRTARVGPGATMADLDHETQAFGLATPGGVISTTGVAGVTLGGGIGWLSRKYGLSIDNLRSVDVVTADGELVTANEDENPDLFWAIRGGSGNFGIITSFEFDLHEVGPQVLFGPIVYPYEDAPDVLARYEEFTRGAPRECTVWANSVAAPPLPFLPEAIHGTTVLILMGFYAGDLDVGNAVLEPLREYGDPIADAVEPMRYTEVQSLLDELYAEGARNYWKAPNFTALTEETIDTVIDSAERSPTPQSEVLIHQVGGAVNDVASDATAYPHRDTEYIVTVGARWEDPAKDDECIAWVRECHDALAEGATGGTYVNFEGDREGRERNAYGENYDRLVESKNEYDPENRFQLNQNVKPAD; encoded by the coding sequence ATGACGATCACCGCTCCGATCGACGAACCCGAATACGAAACGCTTGCTCAGGAAACCCATGGCAAGGTGCTCCGTCCCGGAGACGACGGCTACGACGAGGCCCGATCGATCTGGAATGCGATGATCGACCGGGAACCGGCCGTCATCGTCCGCCCCACCGGGGCAGCCGACGTGATGACCGCCGTGGAGTTTGCCCGCGATCGCGATCTCCCGCTCTCAGTCAAAGGCGGCGGCCATAACGTCGCTGGTAACGCCATCTGTGACAACGGTCTCACGATCGATCTGTCCTCAATCTCATCGGTACGAGTTGATCCCTCATCCCGAACCGCCCGCGTCGGGCCCGGTGCGACGATGGCCGACCTCGACCACGAGACGCAGGCGTTCGGCCTCGCTACGCCTGGCGGCGTCATCTCGACGACCGGCGTCGCCGGGGTCACGCTCGGCGGTGGGATCGGCTGGCTCAGCCGTAAATACGGCCTTTCGATCGACAACCTTCGGTCGGTCGATGTCGTCACCGCGGACGGGGAGCTTGTAACCGCAAATGAAGACGAGAACCCGGACCTCTTCTGGGCGATCCGCGGCGGAAGCGGTAACTTCGGGATCATCACGTCGTTCGAATTCGATCTCCACGAAGTCGGCCCGCAAGTGCTTTTCGGGCCGATTGTCTACCCGTACGAGGACGCACCTGACGTGCTCGCCCGCTACGAGGAGTTTACTCGAGGCGCACCGCGGGAGTGCACTGTCTGGGCGAACAGCGTCGCTGCGCCGCCGCTTCCGTTCCTTCCCGAAGCGATCCACGGAACTACGGTTCTCATACTGATGGGATTCTACGCCGGCGATCTCGATGTGGGCAACGCGGTGCTCGAACCGCTCCGCGAGTACGGCGATCCCATCGCCGACGCCGTCGAACCGATGCGCTATACCGAGGTCCAGAGTCTGCTGGACGAGTTGTACGCTGAGGGTGCCCGAAACTACTGGAAGGCGCCCAATTTCACTGCCCTCACCGAAGAGACGATCGACACCGTAATCGACTCCGCTGAACGGTCCCCGACCCCGCAATCCGAGGTACTCATCCATCAGGTCGGCGGGGCCGTCAACGATGTCGCGTCGGATGCGACCGCATATCCACACCGGGATACGGAGTACATCGTAACCGTCGGCGCACGCTGGGAGGATCCGGCGAAAGACGACGAGTGCATCGCGTGGGTTCGAGAGTGTCACGATGCGCTCGCTGAAGGTGCGACGGGCGGGACGTACGTCAACTTCGAGGGCGACCGCGAGGGCCGTGAGCGGAACGCATACGGTGAGAACTACGACCGACTCGTCGAGTCGAAAAACGAGTACGACCCGGAGAATCGCTTCCAGCTGAATCAAAACGTGAAGCCAGCGGACTAG
- a CDS encoding S8 family peptidase, which translates to MDRRSFIQAGSASLGALTLGSTVVTADSTGRFVVDRSSLNTESDLEIVHELEPVDLLVVRATADRIDRSGAAFAPDERLSLDRYRPVSVAGVEAVDEELDLFDYQWDKHDQGILEAHEITRGEGSRVAIIDTGIATGHPDLEGQVDLELSRSFAPDQYGVGEPYGGAHGTHVAGIVAASDRAGSVVGSAPGAELVDLRVFGAALESRDRGDLPPDYWRETYMGDVMAAIVYAAEIGCDVANLSLGWTWEMRMDGWGKFWGTVHQRVGRYARRKGMVHTHASGNWGESLQFNRDETDSSETAGGITTSATGPVGFDPETGEYDEPPHSPSTYTTHGVGAIDLAAPGGKGGEFRHDNVVNAIAIPRFDEDGTYLGAEYGHAWFAGTSMAAPQVAGAGALVASENSHYTAEQVANALTRTASVPDEYEHKYYGHGYLDTVAAVRD; encoded by the coding sequence CACTCACCCTCGGATCGACGGTCGTGACGGCCGACTCGACCGGCCGCTTCGTCGTCGATCGATCGAGCCTCAACACCGAATCGGACCTCGAGATCGTCCACGAACTGGAGCCGGTGGACCTCCTCGTGGTCCGAGCGACGGCGGACCGGATCGATCGATCGGGAGCCGCGTTCGCGCCCGACGAACGGCTGTCGCTCGATCGGTACCGGCCGGTCTCCGTCGCCGGTGTCGAAGCCGTCGACGAGGAACTCGACCTGTTCGACTATCAGTGGGACAAACACGACCAGGGCATCCTCGAAGCCCACGAGATAACGCGGGGTGAGGGCAGTCGCGTCGCGATCATCGACACCGGTATCGCGACGGGCCATCCCGACCTCGAGGGGCAAGTCGACCTCGAACTGTCCCGGAGCTTCGCGCCGGACCAGTACGGCGTCGGCGAACCGTACGGCGGGGCCCACGGCACCCACGTCGCCGGGATCGTCGCCGCGTCCGATCGCGCCGGGAGCGTCGTCGGCTCCGCGCCGGGTGCCGAACTCGTCGACCTGCGCGTCTTCGGCGCGGCCCTCGAGAGCCGCGACCGGGGGGACCTGCCACCCGACTACTGGCGCGAGACGTACATGGGCGACGTCATGGCCGCGATCGTCTACGCCGCCGAGATCGGCTGTGACGTCGCAAACCTCAGCCTCGGCTGGACCTGGGAGATGCGGATGGACGGCTGGGGCAAATTCTGGGGCACGGTCCACCAGCGCGTGGGCCGGTACGCCCGCCGGAAGGGGATGGTCCACACCCACGCCTCGGGCAACTGGGGCGAGAGCCTCCAGTTCAACCGGGACGAGACGGACTCCTCCGAGACGGCCGGTGGAATCACCACAAGCGCAACGGGGCCCGTCGGGTTCGATCCGGAGACCGGGGAGTACGACGAGCCACCACACTCTCCGTCGACGTACACAACCCACGGCGTAGGTGCGATCGATCTCGCCGCACCGGGCGGCAAGGGCGGCGAGTTCCGGCACGACAACGTGGTGAACGCGATTGCGATCCCGCGGTTCGACGAAGACGGCACGTATCTCGGTGCGGAGTACGGCCACGCCTGGTTCGCGGGCACCTCGATGGCTGCGCCGCAGGTCGCCGGGGCTGGTGCACTCGTCGCGAGCGAGAACTCCCACTATACCGCGGAACAGGTCGCGAACGCCCTGACGCGGACCGCGAGCGTCCCGGACGAATACGAGCACAAATACTACGGGCACGGATATCTGGATACGGTGGCTGCGGTTCGGGACTAA